A stretch of Sulfurimonas xiamenensis DNA encodes these proteins:
- a CDS encoding DUF1788 domain-containing protein → MKLESLDTKYEKLFNNLSKESFLSMSALGGEIPFYIVPYNPEQENDIVLKTKLLKDRLSRDGISVFEINLFDLSLEMLEERGVLEKIVAKESELSKAKLFKTLQGVLDSETKLIPRIEELCKENVSQIVFLTGIGQVFPYIRSHTILNNLQNSIKDRPTVMFFPGTYGSDLSLFGRLKDDNYYRAFNLDTLNL, encoded by the coding sequence ATGAAATTAGAATCATTAGACACAAAATATGAAAAATTATTTAACAATCTAAGTAAAGAGAGTTTCTTATCCATGAGTGCTCTGGGTGGAGAGATACCTTTTTATATCGTACCATACAACCCTGAGCAAGAGAATGATATCGTTCTAAAAACAAAACTTCTCAAAGATAGACTCTCTCGTGATGGGATAAGTGTTTTTGAAATCAATTTATTTGATTTGTCATTGGAAATGCTTGAGGAGCGTGGTGTATTGGAAAAAATAGTAGCCAAAGAGAGTGAGCTATCAAAAGCAAAACTCTTTAAAACACTTCAAGGTGTGCTTGATAGCGAAACTAAACTCATCCCTCGTATCGAAGAACTATGTAAAGAGAATGTTTCGCAAATAGTATTTTTAACTGGCATTGGACAGGTATTCCCATATATTCGTTCTCACACTATTTTAAACAATCTTCAAAACAGTATTAAAGACAGACCAACAGTGATGTTTTTTCCAGGCACTTATGGAAGTGACCTATCTCTTTTTGGAAGATTAAAAGATGACAACTACTACCGAGCATTTAACCTTGACACACTAAACTTGTAA
- a CDS encoding cryptochrome/photolyase family protein — MKRILWFRRDLRVGDNPLLSFGTEVLPIFIFDENILKKLPKNDKRVTFIFYYVVKLKSDLQKIGLDLKIFYGKPEEIFKELKGFDEVVASADYDSYAKERDTKISHMLHFRYLNDTYIFKPKEVLKDNGEPYFVFTPFYKKARATLEHKNKDEVKIAEHVLAQEDYEGIQIKGKKLPLEFESIGFIKQDIEIVNPHVKLKNFLKKIDKYQEMRDYLSSDATSGLSVDLRFGTISIRAVLRVLFSLNDSKIEPFVRQLIFRDFYAYLLFHIPTLEIQNYKYDFNGIEDGEKFRAFCEAKTGVPIVDAGVRELLETGQMHNRVRMVVASFFTKDLLLPWQWGERFFASHLLDYDLASNALSWQWSAGTGVDPQPYFRVFNPYLQSKKFDKEAYYIKKWLPELRDIAPKFLHDETYLLKNSIPNYPRPVVIHKEAANRAISLFKK, encoded by the coding sequence ATGAAACGCATCCTTTGGTTTCGACGAGATTTGAGGGTTGGGGACAATCCGCTTCTCTCTTTTGGCACAGAAGTTCTTCCTATCTTTATATTTGATGAAAATATCCTCAAAAAGCTTCCTAAAAATGATAAAAGAGTCACTTTTATCTTCTATTATGTAGTAAAGTTAAAATCTGACTTGCAAAAGATTGGGCTTGATCTTAAAATATTCTATGGCAAACCCGAAGAGATTTTTAAAGAGCTAAAGGGTTTTGATGAGGTTGTCGCATCGGCTGATTATGACTCTTATGCGAAAGAGCGCGACACAAAAATCTCTCATATGCTGCACTTTCGCTACCTTAACGATACATACATCTTCAAACCAAAAGAGGTGCTAAAAGATAACGGCGAACCCTACTTTGTTTTTACCCCTTTTTACAAAAAAGCCAGAGCAACTCTTGAGCATAAAAATAAAGATGAGGTAAAAATAGCAGAGCATGTTTTGGCACAAGAGGATTATGAGGGCATTCAAATAAAAGGCAAAAAACTTCCGCTTGAGTTTGAAAGTATAGGGTTTATAAAACAAGACATCGAGATAGTAAATCCGCATGTAAAACTAAAAAATTTTTTAAAAAAGATAGATAAATATCAAGAGATGCGGGATTATTTGTCCTCTGATGCTACTTCGGGCTTAAGCGTTGATCTGCGTTTTGGGACTATCTCTATAAGAGCGGTTTTAAGAGTTCTCTTCTCTTTAAATGACTCAAAAATAGAACCGTTTGTCAGACAGCTTATCTTTAGAGATTTTTATGCCTATCTTCTTTTTCATATCCCGACATTGGAGATTCAAAACTACAAATATGACTTTAACGGTATAGAAGATGGTGAGAAGTTCAGAGCCTTTTGTGAAGCAAAAACTGGCGTTCCTATCGTAGATGCAGGGGTGAGAGAGTTGCTCGAAACCGGGCAGATGCACAACCGTGTGCGAATGGTTGTCGCCTCTTTTTTCACAAAAGACCTGCTTCTGCCTTGGCAATGGGGAGAGCGCTTTTTCGCATCACATCTGCTTGACTACGACCTAGCCAGCAACGCACTATCATGGCAGTGGAGTGCCGGAACGGGAGTTGACCCGCAACCCTACTTTAGAGTCTTTAATCCCTATTTACAGAGTAAAAAATTTGATAAAGAGGCATATTACATCAAAAAATGGTTACCTGAATTAAGAGATATCGCACCAAAATTTTTACATGATGAAACCTATCTTTTAAAAAACTCAATTCCAAATTATCCCAGACCTGTGGTAATACATAAAGAAGCGGCAAATAGAGCGATTTCACTTTTTAAAAAATAA
- the mraY gene encoding phospho-N-acetylmuramoyl-pentapeptide-transferase produces the protein MLYWLSEILHINLLGYITIRAGISFFLALFFTLFLMPRFIRWAQKNSSVQPINSWAPQRHQGKAKTPTMGGVIFIFSTILASLISINFSNIYALGAIATLVIFVLIGFKDDFAKIKKNENLAGLKARTKLLLQIISATAIALFLYTISDFNTNLYIPFLKNPVCDMKFFAIFFWVIVIIATSNAVNLTDGLDGLATVPSLAALSSFSIIIYITGNATISSYLLMPNINIGEVAIVSSALIGALTGFLWYNCHPAEVFMGDSGSLTIGAFLGYLAIISKSEILLLLIGSIFVIETLSVILQVGSYKLRKKRVFLMAPIHHHFEMKKWAENKIIVRFWIIAMLSNVIALITLKIR, from the coding sequence TTGCTATATTGGCTATCAGAAATTCTACATATAAATTTACTTGGATATATAACAATTCGTGCTGGAATATCATTCTTTTTAGCTCTGTTTTTTACACTCTTTTTAATGCCCCGTTTTATTAGATGGGCTCAAAAAAACTCAAGTGTCCAACCTATTAACAGCTGGGCACCCCAGAGACATCAGGGCAAAGCAAAAACCCCGACGATGGGTGGAGTTATTTTTATCTTTTCAACTATTTTAGCCTCTTTGATTAGCATAAATTTTTCAAATATTTACGCTCTAGGCGCTATTGCTACGCTTGTCATATTTGTCCTTATCGGTTTTAAGGATGACTTTGCAAAAATCAAAAAAAATGAAAACTTAGCAGGCTTAAAAGCAAGAACAAAACTCCTTTTACAAATTATCTCAGCAACAGCTATAGCTCTTTTTCTATATACTATATCTGATTTTAACACCAACCTTTATATTCCTTTTTTAAAAAATCCGGTTTGCGACATGAAATTTTTTGCTATCTTTTTTTGGGTTATAGTGATAATAGCAACATCAAATGCAGTCAATTTGACAGATGGACTTGATGGACTTGCAACTGTACCCTCTTTGGCCGCTCTTTCATCTTTTAGCATTATTATCTACATTACCGGAAATGCTACAATCAGTTCCTACCTGCTTATGCCAAATATAAACATAGGAGAGGTTGCAATCGTCTCAAGTGCTCTTATTGGCGCATTAACAGGTTTTTTATGGTACAACTGCCATCCTGCAGAAGTTTTTATGGGTGACAGCGGTTCGCTTACAATCGGTGCATTTTTAGGTTATCTTGCGATTATCTCTAAAAGTGAAATTTTACTTCTGCTTATCGGCTCTATTTTTGTTATAGAAACACTCTCCGTTATTCTTCAAGTAGGAAGCTATAAACTTAGAAAAAAAAGAGTTTTTTTAATGGCACCTATTCATCATCATTTTGAGATGAAAAAATGGGCAGAAAATAAGATAATTGTTCGATTTTGGATTATTGCAATGCTCTCTAATGTTATAGCTCTTATCACTCTAAAGATACGCTGA
- the gpmI gene encoding 2,3-bisphosphoglycerate-independent phosphoglycerate mutase, which translates to MTKKAVLVITDGIGYSAKTEYNAFYNATKPTYDKLFNSTPHSLIDTFGLSVGLPEGQMGNSEVGHMTIGSGRILYQDLVKISLALNENRFKDNEEFKNLLLKSKRLHLIGLMSDGGVHSHIDHFMGIADLAEKEGKEIFLHLITDGRDVSPTSAKKYLEQVCKHVGENIKIATISGRFYSMDRDNRWDRVQKGYEAIVNATPKTDMQPSEYIDASYAKDETDEFIEPVAFSDYEGMKEGDGILTINFRSDRMREIVSAIADKNFNGFKKSHIDVNLTTITEYDKSFTYPVLFKKDTPKNTLAEVISKAGLRQLHTAETEKYAHVTFFLNGGIDEPYENETRVLIPSPNVKTYDEKPQMSAPEVGEVVLKAMDDEYDFVVVNFANGDMVGHTGDFEAAKIAVNTVDTQLGKILNKAKEKNYAVVITSDHGNCEEMRDDEGHILTNHTVGKVWCFVEAEGVSKVENGGLNNIAPTLLKLMGLEVPSEMDHSLV; encoded by the coding sequence TTGACAAAAAAAGCTGTTTTAGTCATAACGGATGGTATAGGCTATAGTGCAAAGACTGAATATAATGCGTTTTATAACGCGACAAAACCTACTTATGACAAACTTTTCAATAGTACTCCGCACTCTTTGATTGATACTTTTGGACTTAGTGTAGGACTTCCTGAAGGACAAATGGGTAATTCTGAAGTCGGGCATATGACTATTGGAAGCGGGCGGATTTTATATCAAGATTTGGTAAAAATATCTTTGGCTTTAAATGAAAACAGATTTAAAGACAATGAAGAGTTTAAAAATCTTTTACTCAAATCAAAAAGATTGCATCTAATAGGACTTATGAGTGATGGCGGTGTTCATTCGCATATTGATCACTTTATGGGCATTGCTGATTTGGCTGAAAAAGAGGGCAAAGAGATCTTTTTGCATCTCATTACAGACGGCAGAGATGTGTCACCAACTTCTGCTAAAAAATATTTAGAACAAGTTTGTAAGCATGTTGGAGAAAATATAAAGATTGCCACAATTAGCGGCCGTTTTTATTCAATGGACAGAGATAATCGCTGGGATAGAGTCCAGAAAGGTTACGAAGCGATTGTAAATGCAACTCCAAAAACCGATATGCAGCCATCTGAATATATTGATGCCTCTTATGCAAAGGATGAGACGGATGAATTTATAGAACCTGTTGCATTTAGTGACTATGAGGGTATGAAAGAGGGTGATGGCATTTTAACGATAAACTTTCGAAGCGACCGAATGCGTGAGATAGTAAGTGCAATTGCAGATAAGAATTTTAACGGTTTTAAAAAATCTCATATAGATGTTAACCTTACAACGATTACAGAGTATGACAAAAGTTTTACTTACCCTGTTTTGTTTAAAAAAGATACGCCGAAAAATACCTTGGCAGAGGTTATATCCAAAGCAGGTCTTAGACAGCTTCATACTGCTGAGACTGAAAAATATGCACATGTAACATTTTTCTTAAACGGCGGAATTGATGAACCTTATGAGAATGAGACAAGAGTTTTGATTCCCTCTCCAAATGTAAAAACCTATGATGAAAAGCCGCAGATGAGTGCGCCGGAAGTCGGAGAAGTAGTACTTAAAGCAATGGATGATGAGTATGATTTTGTAGTTGTAAATTTTGCAAACGGTGATATGGTGGGACACACTGGAGATTTTGAAGCGGCAAAAATCGCTGTAAATACCGTTGATACTCAGCTTGGAAAGATTTTAAACAAAGCAAAAGAGAAAAATTATGCTGTTGTTATCACTTCAGACCATGGAAATTGTGAAGAGATGAGAGATGATGAGGGGCATATCTTAACAAATCACACGGTCGGAAAAGTGTGGTGTTTTGTGGAAGCTGAGGGTGTAAGCAAAGTTGAAAATGGTGGATTAAATAATATTGCACCGACTCTCTTAAAACTGATGGGGCTTGAGGTTCCTTCAGAGATGGATCATAGTTTAGTATAA
- a CDS encoding YbgA family protein, with amino-acid sequence MNIAVSACLLGEKVRFDGGHKHDRFVTDELGKYASFVPFCPEAIAFGTPRPSIKLVNRDDNIAVVSNKDGSNLTQKLLDKSYEEIHRIADEKLDGIIFKSRSPSCGFGSAKAYLDNGFADSKTDGVFVSICREKFPLLPMEEEGRLQDAWLRENFVMQLFAYDSIEKLKESRPSMKELVDFHTRNKFLLQAKDEKLYRVLGNIVGNHENLSFDELFANYEHNFKVAISQKSSIKRNRNVLEHMAGFFKNELSSVEKESLHEQIDDYAKKIVPIITPLSTIKLYAKKYNTSYLLAQTFLEPYPKELALRSSLLSSK; translated from the coding sequence ATGAATATAGCAGTATCGGCATGTTTACTAGGGGAGAAAGTTCGATTTGACGGCGGGCACAAGCATGACAGATTTGTTACCGATGAGCTTGGAAAGTACGCCTCTTTTGTTCCATTTTGTCCTGAAGCCATAGCTTTTGGCACTCCAAGACCATCTATAAAACTTGTAAACAGAGATGACAATATTGCCGTTGTCTCAAACAAAGACGGCAGTAATTTAACTCAAAAGCTTCTTGATAAATCTTATGAGGAGATTCACAGAATAGCCGATGAGAAGCTAGACGGCATTATATTTAAATCCCGCTCGCCAAGCTGTGGTTTTGGAAGTGCTAAGGCATATCTAGACAATGGCTTTGCCGACTCAAAAACAGACGGTGTTTTTGTGAGTATTTGCAGAGAGAAGTTTCCTCTTTTGCCTATGGAAGAGGAGGGCAGGCTTCAAGATGCTTGGTTAAGAGAGAATTTTGTGATGCAGCTCTTTGCCTATGACTCTATCGAGAAGCTAAAAGAGAGCAGGCCTAGCATGAAAGAGCTTGTAGATTTTCATACAAGAAACAAGTTTTTGCTTCAGGCAAAAGATGAGAAGCTCTACAGAGTGCTTGGAAATATTGTGGGCAATCATGAAAACCTCTCTTTTGATGAGCTATTTGCAAACTATGAGCACAACTTCAAAGTTGCCATCTCGCAAAAAAGCTCGATAAAAAGAAACAGAAATGTACTAGAACACATGGCGGGGTTTTTCAAAAACGAGCTAAGCTCAGTTGAAAAAGAGAGCCTGCATGAGCAGATAGATGATTATGCAAAAAAGATAGTCCCGATCATCACTCCTCTATCAACTATCAAACTCTATGCTAAAAAATACAACACAAGCTATCTTTTGGCTCAAACATTTTTAGAGCCCTATCCAAAAGAGCTCGCTCTTCGCTCAAGTCTGCTTAGCTCCAAATGA
- the fabG gene encoding 3-oxoacyl-ACP reductase FabG, producing MKFSGKNVLVTGSSRGIGAEIAKVLATYGLKVWINYRSGAAEADAIKDAIEAAGGSAAVIGFDVSDENAFIDAIKTIVDCDGELSYLVNNAGITNDKLALRMKSEDFMSVINANLLSCFVGCREAMKVMRKKKFGSVVNIASIVGETGNAGQTNYSASKGGVIAMSKSFALEAASSGIRYNTITPGFIATEMTDVLSDEIKDSFTSKIPMGRFGNPAEVAEATAFLLSDHSSYITGETLKVNGGMNMA from the coding sequence ATGAAATTTAGCGGAAAAAATGTTTTAGTAACTGGTTCAAGTAGAGGTATAGGCGCAGAGATCGCAAAGGTTTTGGCAACTTACGGACTTAAAGTGTGGATTAACTACAGAAGCGGTGCGGCGGAAGCTGACGCCATAAAAGATGCTATCGAAGCGGCAGGTGGCAGTGCGGCTGTTATCGGTTTTGATGTAAGTGATGAGAATGCTTTTATAGATGCGATTAAAACTATCGTTGATTGTGATGGCGAATTAAGCTACCTTGTAAATAATGCAGGAATCACAAACGACAAACTTGCACTTAGAATGAAGAGCGAAGATTTTATGTCGGTAATCAATGCAAATCTTCTCTCATGTTTTGTTGGATGCCGCGAAGCTATGAAAGTTATGAGAAAGAAAAAATTCGGCTCAGTTGTAAATATCGCTTCAATCGTTGGCGAAACCGGAAATGCCGGTCAGACTAACTACTCTGCTAGCAAAGGAGGCGTTATTGCTATGAGTAAGAGTTTCGCACTTGAAGCGGCATCTAGCGGCATTCGCTACAACACGATAACTCCGGGCTTTATAGCAACCGAGATGACTGATGTTTTAAGCGATGAGATAAAAGATAGTTTTACATCTAAGATCCCTATGGGGCGTTTTGGAAACCCTGCTGAAGTAGCAGAGGCAACGGCATTTTTACTCTCAGATCACTCAAGTTATATTACGGGCGAGACGCTGAAAGTTAACGGCGGAATGAACATGGCGTAA
- a CDS encoding DUF1819 family protein has product MANLYHELSDWSSVRKSVVDDNSLQKDTLATRKRKFVEIRKRLETLTPAQLLFYTEATSSDIKNLTLLSCYKLYQFIYDFSSEVIRNKLLLFDFQILNSDYESFYDSKRVAYDNLNTISEMTQKKLKQVMFKIYEQAGLIDSVKTKNILKPYLSEELIKLIVQDDPKYLTAFLYNDNEIKDYMKRYQ; this is encoded by the coding sequence ATGGCAAATTTATATCATGAATTAAGTGACTGGTCAAGTGTTAGAAAAAGCGTTGTAGATGATAATTCTTTACAAAAGGACACATTAGCAACAAGAAAAAGAAAGTTCGTAGAGATACGAAAAAGACTTGAAACATTAACTCCTGCTCAACTCTTATTTTATACAGAGGCAACGAGTAGTGATATAAAAAATTTAACTCTTTTGAGCTGTTACAAACTATATCAGTTCATCTATGATTTCTCATCAGAGGTTATACGAAACAAACTACTACTTTTTGACTTTCAGATTCTAAACAGTGATTACGAATCGTTTTATGACAGTAAACGAGTAGCATATGACAATCTCAACACAATTTCAGAGATGACTCAGAAAAAACTCAAGCAAGTTATGTTTAAAATTTACGAGCAGGCTGGCTTGATAGATAGTGTCAAAACAAAAAATATTCTAAAGCCGTATCTTTCTGAAGAGCTTATTAAGCTCATCGTTCAGGATGACCCTAAATATTTAACTGCTTTTTTATACAATGACAATGAAATTAAAGATTATATGAAGAGATATCAATGA
- a CDS encoding ABC1 kinase family protein, producing MFLLSIYLVIKKKKSFFGIKPLGAKELKETITYLGASFVKLAQVLATRADFFDKEYLQELKELHDQLPPMNKAEFNEVYSKAFRSETFLSFEKEPIASASIGQVHVAYTHKEQKVAVKLRRLNIEQMVRADIKIINFFNTLFKPLLSHYTKNSIEAVVSEFSKMILQEVSLAQELKNLQKFSSVYKDAGIKFPTPLVQFCSDDALVMSFEEGFRFDDKENILKHKVDFNSIISKLVDFYTTQMLIKGYFHADPHPGNLLVNKEGELILLDFGMVKTVPNSSRVAIIELIKAANEQDYERYIAASKKLGTVAYEAPVAEVAEFTSKMFEIFSNENLSSESMQQLAFEVLESTRGLPFKLPSDAIYILRVSAIVEGLGTTYIENFNGIKDILPILQKNIPRALGAKDSIIETLIDEIKEIPFFAKDFKSALKKISANELQVELSLDQLEWIKRDLKESHKSNSLSFVFMLLSVFILLYDKEFAVLAVGFFAFGAIRILNK from the coding sequence ATGTTTTTGCTTAGCATCTATTTGGTTATAAAAAAGAAAAAGAGTTTCTTTGGTATTAAGCCATTAGGTGCAAAAGAACTCAAAGAGACCATAACTTATTTGGGAGCTAGTTTTGTAAAATTAGCACAAGTTTTAGCTACAAGAGCTGATTTTTTTGATAAAGAGTATCTTCAAGAGCTTAAAGAGCTTCATGATCAGCTTCCTCCGATGAACAAAGCGGAATTTAACGAGGTTTATTCAAAGGCTTTTAGGAGTGAAACCTTTTTGAGTTTTGAAAAAGAGCCTATTGCTTCTGCTTCCATAGGTCAGGTTCATGTCGCTTATACACATAAAGAACAAAAAGTTGCAGTAAAGCTTAGACGCCTAAATATCGAACAGATGGTAAGAGCAGATATAAAAATCATCAACTTTTTTAATACTCTTTTTAAGCCTCTTCTTTCTCACTACACAAAAAACTCTATTGAGGCAGTTGTAAGTGAATTTTCAAAAATGATTCTTCAAGAGGTGAGTCTTGCTCAAGAATTAAAAAACCTTCAGAAATTCTCATCTGTATATAAAGATGCAGGTATAAAGTTTCCAACTCCTTTGGTACAATTTTGCAGCGACGATGCTTTGGTTATGAGTTTTGAGGAGGGATTTCGTTTTGATGACAAAGAAAATATTTTAAAACACAAAGTAGATTTTAACTCCATCATATCTAAACTTGTAGATTTTTATACGACACAGATGCTAATTAAAGGCTATTTTCATGCTGATCCGCATCCTGGGAATTTGCTTGTAAACAAAGAGGGTGAGCTGATTTTGTTGGATTTTGGTATGGTGAAAACGGTGCCAAACAGCTCAAGGGTTGCTATCATAGAGCTTATAAAAGCGGCAAACGAGCAAGATTATGAACGCTATATCGCCGCATCGAAAAAATTAGGCACCGTTGCTTATGAAGCCCCTGTTGCAGAGGTGGCAGAATTTACTTCTAAAATGTTTGAGATATTTTCCAATGAAAATCTAAGCAGCGAATCAATGCAGCAACTTGCTTTTGAAGTTTTAGAATCTACACGAGGTTTGCCTTTTAAACTTCCAAGCGATGCTATTTATATTTTGAGAGTAAGTGCCATAGTTGAGGGCTTAGGAACAACATATATAGAAAATTTTAATGGCATAAAGGATATTTTACCTATTTTGCAAAAGAATATCCCAAGAGCATTGGGAGCAAAAGACAGCATCATAGAGACGCTTATAGATGAGATAAAAGAAATTCCTTTTTTTGCAAAAGATTTTAAATCGGCTCTAAAAAAAATAAGTGCTAATGAACTTCAAGTTGAACTTTCTCTTGATCAGTTAGAGTGGATAAAAAGAGATTTAAAAGAGAGTCATAAATCAAATTCTCTCTCTTTTGTATTTATGCTTCTGAGTGTTTTTATTCTTTTATATGACAAAGAGTTTGCAGTATTGGCTGTAGGGTTTTTCGCTTTTGGTGCAATAAGAATTTTAAACAAATAG
- a CDS encoding phosphoribosylglycinamide formyltransferase has translation MKKVAILASHNGSGFVALYKAAQQKEINIEIAVVISNNSNSVALQKAKQYGIDNFVINSKTDTDPNQKIEQLLKKYECEYVFLSGYMKKLSSVLTKKFKIINSHPALLPNYGGTGMYGRFVHEAVIKNREKVSGVTIHLVNENYDDGEILLQKKLSLSKDESVDSLESKIKKLEQLAIVEAFKNIK, from the coding sequence ATGAAAAAAGTTGCAATCCTGGCATCACACAACGGTAGCGGTTTTGTTGCGCTGTATAAAGCCGCTCAACAAAAAGAGATAAATATAGAGATAGCAGTAGTTATCTCAAATAACTCAAATTCAGTTGCTTTACAAAAAGCAAAGCAATATGGAATTGACAATTTTGTTATAAACTCAAAAACTGATACAGATCCAAACCAAAAAATAGAACAGCTTTTAAAAAAGTATGAGTGTGAATATGTTTTTTTATCCGGCTATATGAAAAAACTATCAAGCGTCTTAACAAAAAAGTTTAAAATTATAAATTCACATCCTGCGCTTCTTCCAAACTATGGCGGAACTGGAATGTATGGGCGCTTTGTTCATGAAGCCGTTATTAAAAACAGAGAAAAAGTGAGCGGTGTTACCATTCATCTGGTTAATGAAAACTATGATGACGGAGAGATACTTTTACAAAAAAAACTCTCACTTAGCAAAGATGAAAGCGTAGATTCGCTAGAGTCTAAAATCAAAAAACTTGAACAGCTTGCAATAGTAGAAGCATTTAAAAACATCAAATAA
- the murD gene encoding UDP-N-acetylmuramoyl-L-alanine--D-glutamate ligase: MKRVSLFGYGKTTKALTKLYPNALFYDDKCIKPFIDEKGFKVKPSSEFNPSYSDLEIVSPGIPPKNALIKKAKNLISEYDVFADTAPLKIWISGTNGKTTTTQMMQHLLQERGSAAGGNIGTPLADMDKNAAIWILETSSFTIHYTKKALPNIYILLPITPDHLSWHGDIDAYISAKVKPVTMMREGEVAIIPEAYKDIKTSAHLITYNDESDLAAYFGINIEKINFKGAFLIDALLAMSVEKILFDRTHYEKINAFVIDPHRQEELRDNKNRLWVNDTKATNLDATIAALKRYKKQYVHLILGGDDKGVDLNELFIYLQNCNVKIYAIGSNKDKLCELAKKYSIAFEICKNLTDAVERIDKQLHGNEIALLSPAAASLDEFTSYAHRGEVFKNKVKELQ; the protein is encoded by the coding sequence ATGAAAAGAGTCTCTCTATTTGGCTACGGCAAAACAACAAAGGCATTGACAAAACTCTATCCTAATGCACTATTTTATGATGATAAATGCATCAAACCTTTTATAGATGAGAAAGGCTTTAAAGTAAAACCTTCATCAGAGTTTAATCCAAGCTACTCAGATTTGGAAATTGTCTCCCCGGGTATACCGCCGAAAAATGCACTTATAAAAAAAGCTAAAAATCTCATCAGCGAATATGATGTTTTTGCAGATACTGCACCTTTAAAGATTTGGATAAGCGGTACAAACGGCAAAACAACCACAACACAGATGATGCAGCATCTTTTACAAGAGAGAGGCTCTGCAGCAGGCGGAAACATCGGAACACCTTTGGCAGATATGGATAAAAATGCAGCTATTTGGATTTTAGAGACGAGCTCTTTTACAATTCACTACACAAAAAAAGCTCTCCCAAATATCTATATTCTGCTTCCCATAACTCCTGACCATCTCAGTTGGCATGGAGATATAGATGCATATATAAGCGCCAAAGTAAAACCTGTAACCATGATGCGCGAAGGAGAAGTTGCAATCATACCTGAAGCGTATAAAGATATAAAAACATCTGCACACCTTATTACCTATAATGATGAGAGTGATTTGGCAGCGTATTTCGGCATAAATATAGAAAAAATCAATTTTAAAGGCGCTTTTTTGATAGATGCGCTTTTGGCAATGTCGGTAGAGAAGATACTTTTTGACAGAACCCATTACGAAAAAATCAACGCATTTGTTATAGATCCGCATAGACAAGAGGAGCTCAGAGACAATAAAAATCGGCTCTGGGTTAATGATACAAAAGCGACAAATCTTGATGCAACAATCGCCGCACTCAAACGATACAAGAAACAATATGTACATCTGATTTTAGGCGGAGATGACAAAGGCGTTGATTTGAACGAACTTTTTATCTACCTGCAAAATTGTAATGTGAAGATTTACGCCATAGGGTCAAACAAAGACAAACTCTGTGAACTTGCAAAAAAATACAGCATTGCATTTGAGATATGCAAAAATTTAACAGATGCCGTAGAGAGGATTGATAAACAGCTCCATGGAAATGAAATAGCTCTCCTTTCTCCCGCTGCTGCAAGCCTTGATGAATTTACCTCCTATGCACATAGAGGAGAAGTTTTTAAAAATAAGGTAAAAGAACTTCAATGA